In Ornithorhynchus anatinus isolate Pmale09 chromosome 17, mOrnAna1.pri.v4, whole genome shotgun sequence, the following proteins share a genomic window:
- the SPAG5 gene encoding sperm-associated antigen 5 isoform X3, translating to MWRAAHPSPPHTPQPKSSNRNPLQELLLQPCTLQDPGKNALACSSLTPMLDRLRLREACSPLTPLKPPLTVWPDLAPELPGSLEKRTEAGPSDAEEQLIPRNSSTPRVSTEVLDPSLQSQASAPSPVQDKSGGEWEFFTRWEPDAPDVGQAEAGKEASSISLDPCLALAQARSPSSQVAKECEPTKDVEAAGPEVSSLDDAVAGPEGAGPPRHLAAAPSLPCSEPQERDSRESPERARTEAASGTLSDSSLLSSTVLGPPGLPATDAPAGPGTGDTEPLAPGGGDADPPGAEEPTSGAETPAGGGRRTPVTSTGTQVSPFSWLEKGVNTSALWESLCPNFTLPSGLREVGAGTTPIPKCSVGTWLTPPAFSEKNVNTARACTQDNAAETDSLLWCLPPDLNALSRRELEDRLLSSLIILEALSGQLRAWQTQGTAPPPKPPSRRDGSTQTDVTSLPEVRGPETSPGPWRPQGQSLPLEVVKKEHLYQTLYIRAAEKLQDLKRNRECERELEQARSAMQSLTLESQELLSLLSSSLRTLKEDRAAVHQECDQVESVVSQCQLVVEHAKATLQRFREERDQAMCREEEALRGKEAAKTVLEVFCAHSSQRISQLQQDLASQQELCGLLREAQAQQESAHQEQGEVVRQAEVLASTMQEDWLAMQLNQYATWAALLKRSHSLMERLAAESHRALREHGALRQERDEAVKEREQVSKQLAEVSAQWEDSKSQMEQLALENGRLAQDLHAHLQTLARTEGQLEALQGQHAGCAQDLAAKDEALAQLALDREEQEVRWQWEEAVLRRANEELREQQAALAREVRDLRESLEFMDQESQVTHSELATVESQLKTTLSVHREQKLQCEELKDTVENLLAEQVSSKAEAGELQVQLEKMRQGALGLGSLTASLHGLTLSLRAALREDEQEGERGIPALSTACTPARRPPPPDDSTFLGSVLRAVAGEKPVPGPVPGPVPSLGSHSSAFTRVEPAMPSKLAGHGSPESPDIERSLAELESLVSELQSLGSLLRESKEEAVAALQRELDGLRSRLEAEQKQQREALAAQEAKVEQMSQALCVRYKNEKELQEVIRQQDKKILQQIDKSGEVTVLQEEVAQLRHLLQRAETKATVLQEELTCQQGPGHQSAGPDWMQEKVWLRQEVDKLRLRLLEVEDEKSLLLVKSKSHRNVLEENLRRSEKELGKLDTIIEQIRETLLNIPKVVGGCRELQGLLELLG from the exons atGTGGCGGGcggcccaccccagccccccgcaCACGCCGCAGCCG AAGTCCTCCAACCGGAACCCCCTCCAGGAGCTTCTCCTGCAACCTTGTACCCTCCAGGACCCCGGCAAAAATGCTCTCGCGTGCTCCTCGTTGACCCCGATGCTGGACAGGCTCCGGCTCCGG GAGGCCtgcagccctctgactcccctgaaGCCTCCCTTGACCGTCTGGCCCGACTTGGCCCCGGAGCTGCCTGGCAGTCTCGAGAAGAGGACAGAGGCCGGTCCGTCTGATGCGGAGGAGCAGCTGATCCCCAGGAACAGTTCGACTCCCCGCGTCTCCACCGAGGTTCTTGACCCTAGTCTTCAGTCCCAGGCCTCGGCCCCCTCTCCCGTCCAGGATAAGTCCGGAGGGGAGTGGGAGTTTTTTACCCGCTGGGAGCCGGATGCTCCTGATGTGGGCCAGGCGGAAGCTGGGAAAGAAGCCAGTAGCATCTCCCTGGACCCATGTTTGGCCTTGGCGCAGGCCCGCTCGCCCAGCTCTCAGGTCGCTAAGGAATGTGAGCCTACCAAAGACGTGGAGGCAGCTGGCCCGGAGGTCAGCTCTTTGGATGATGCCGTGGCCGGTCCTGAGGGCGCCGGTCCGCCCCGCCACCTCGCTGCGGCCCCTTCCCTGCCTTGTTCCGAGCCGCAGGAGCGGGACTCCCGGGAGAGCCCCGAAAGGGCCAGGACCGAGGCTGCCTCTGGGACCCTTTCTGACAGCTCCCTTCTGTCTTCCACCGTCCTGGGTCCGCCAGGTTTGCCGGCCACCGACGCCCCTGCCGGCCCAGGGACGGGTGATACGGAGCCGTTGGCTCCGGGTGGAGGAGACGCAGACCCTCCCGGGGCGGAAGAGCCTACGTCTGGCGCCGAGACTCCCGCCGGAGGTGGCCGCCGGACTCCGGTGACCAGCACGGGGACCCAGGTGTCCCCTTTCTCTTGGCTGGAGAAGGGTGTGAACACCTCGGCCTTGTGGGAAAGCCTGTGTCCGAACTTCACCCTCCCCTCCGGGCTGCGGGAGGTCGGGGCCGGCACCACGCccatccccaagtgctcagtgggcACTTGGCTCACCCCCCCGGCCTTCTCGGAGAAGAACGTGAACACGGCTCGGGCCTGCACCCAGGACAACGCCGCCGAGACGGACTCTCTCCTGTGGTG CCTGCCCCCCGATCTGAACGCCCTGTCCCGCCGGGAGTTGGAGGATCGCCTGCTGAGCTCCCTCATCATCCTGGAGGCCCTGTCGGGCCAGCTGCGGGCCTGGCAGACGCAAGGCACggcccctccccccaagccccctAGCCGGCGTGACGGCAGCACGCAGACAGACGTCACCTCTCTCCCTGAGGTAAGAGGGCCGGAGACCTCCCCCGGACCCTGGAGACCCCAGGGACAGTCCCTTCCTCTTGAGGTTGTCAAG AAGGAGCATCTCTACCAGACGCTGTATATCCGGGCGGCGGAGAAACTCCAGGACCTGAAGCGGAACCGGGAATGTGAGCGGGAGCTGGAGCAGGCCAGGAGCGCTATG CAATCCTTGACGCTGGAATCCCAGGAGCTTCTGTCCCTGCTTAGCTCGTCTCTGCGGACCTTGAAGGAGGACCGGGCGGCGGTGCACCAGGAG TGCGATCAGGTGGAGTCCGTGGTCTCTCAGTGCCAGCTTGTGGTGGAGCACGCCAAGGCCACCCTCCAGCGTTTCCGAGAGGAGCGGGATCAAGCGATGtgccgggaggaggaggccctTCGAGGGAAGGAGGCG GCCAAGACAGTGCTGGAGGTCTTCTGTGCTCATTCCAGTCAACGCATCAGCCAACTCCAGCAGGACCTGGCTTCCCAGCAGGAGCTCTGTGGCCTTCTGAGAGAAGCCCAGGCCCAGCAg gaATCCGCTCATCAGGAACAAGGGGAGGTGGTCCGGCAGGCCGAGGTTCTGGCTTCCACCATGCAGGAGGACTGGCTAGCGATGCAGTTAAAC CAGTATGCGACGTGGGCAGCTCTGTTGAAGCGGAGTCACTCCCTGATGGAGCGGCTGGCAGCCGAGAGCCACCGAGCCCTGCGGGAACACGGTGCCCTGCGGCAGGAGCGGGACGAGGCGGTCAAAGAGAGGGAGCAG gttTCCAAGCAGCTGGCTGAGGTCTCTGCTCAGTGGGAGGACAGCAAGAGTCAAATGGAGCAGTTGGCATTGGAAAATGGCCGGCTGGCACAAG ATCTGCACGCCCACCTCCAGACCCTGGCCAGGACAGAGGGCCAGCTAGAGGCCCTGCAAGGCCAGCACGCTGGCTGTGCCCAGGACCTGGCCGCCAAGGATGAAGCCCTGGCCCAACTGGCCCTGGaccgggaggagcaggaggtccg ATGGCAATGGGAAGAAGCTGTGCTGCGGCGGGCTAATGAGGAGCTGCGCGAACAGCAGGCGGCCCTGGCCAGGGAGGTCCGGGACCTGAGGGAGAGCCTCGAG TTCATGGATCAGGAAAGCCAGGTGACTCACAGCGAGCTGGCCACGGTCGAGTCCCAGCTGAAGACCACGCTATCGGTGCACCGCGAGCAGAAGCTGCAGTGCGAGGAACTAAAGGACACGGTGGAGAATCTGCT GGCCGAGCAGGTGTCTTCCAAAGCGGAGGCTGGGGAGCTGCAGGTGCAGTTGGAGAAGATGCGTCAGGGCGCCCTGGGCCTGGGCTCGCTCACCGCAAGCTTGCACGGCCTCACGCTCTCGCTCCGAGCAGCCCTGCGGGAGGACGAGCAGGAG GGGGAGCGAGGGATCCCCGCTTTGAGCACAGCCTGCACTCCTGCTCGGCGGCCACCCCCACCTGATGACAGCACCTTTCTGGGCAGCGTCCTGCGAGCAGTGGCAGGAGAAA AGCCCGTTCCCGGCCCCGTTCCTGGCCCTGTCCCCTCTCTCGGGAGTCACAGCAGTGCCTTTACGAGGGTAGAACCAGCAATGCCCTCCAAACTGGCAG GTCACGGGTCCCCTGAGAGTCCAGACATAGAGAGGAGCCTGGCTGAGCTGGAATCTCTGGTTTCAGAGCTCCAGAGCCTGGGCTCCCTGTTGAGGGAGTCTAAAGAGGAAGCCGTTGCTGCGCTCCAGCGGGAACT GGATGGCCTCCGGTCCCGGCTAGAGGccgagcagaagcagcagcgggAGGCCCTGGCTGCCCAGGAGGCGAAGGTGGAGCAGATGAGCCAGGCCCTGTGTGTGCGCTACAAA AATGAGAAGGAGCTCCAAGAAGTGATTCGACAGCAGGACAAGAAGATCCTCCAGCAGATTGATAAGAGCGGAGAAGTGACG GTCCTGCAGGAGGAAGTGGCCCAGCTGAGGCATCTGCTCCAGCGGGCAGAGACCAAGGCCACTGTTCTCCAGGAAGAGCTAACGTGCCAGCAGGGGCCCGGCCACCAGTCTGCCGGCCCGGACTGGATGCAGGAGAAAGTGTGGCTGCGCCAGGAG GTGGACAAGCTGAGGCTGCGGCTCCTGGAGGTGGAGGACGAGAAGAGCTTGCTCCTGGTCAAGTCCAAGAGCCAT AGAAACGTCCTCGAGGAGAATCTGCGGCGGTCGGAGAAAGAGCTGGGGAAACTGGACACCATCATCGAGCAGATTCGGGAG ACCCTGCTGAACATCCCCAAGGTAGTGGGGGGCTGCCGGGAGCTGCAGGGACTGCTGGAGTTACTAGGCTAA